Proteins encoded in a region of the Methanofollis tationis genome:
- a CDS encoding putative immunity protein produces MDSGPNYFYRRFVTLSACRRWVSTGVFTMAEIRGASLAAHAAAREAKDNEAACFAARAAGQAVATAHVPQHAYGAAYYALKAVAAAGGDVAGEREWQSGCLPVGLREEIMGRIIVQKRGDGVSVKLQKGEGF; encoded by the coding sequence TTGGATTCAGGGCCAAATTATTTTTACAGAAGATTCGTTACACTGTCGGCATGCCGGCGGTGGGTCAGCACCGGGGTCTTCACGATGGCCGAGATCCGCGGCGCCTCTCTTGCCGCCCATGCCGCCGCCCGCGAGGCGAAGGATAATGAGGCGGCCTGTTTTGCCGCACGTGCCGCAGGCCAGGCGGTGGCGACTGCGCATGTCCCGCAGCACGCCTATGGGGCGGCGTACTATGCCTTGAAAGCCGTGGCGGCGGCCGGGGGCGACGTTGCCGGGGAGAGGGAGTGGCAGTCTGGGTGTCTTCCGGTGGGGCTGCGGGAGGAGATCATGGGCAGGATCATCGTCCAAAAACGCGGCGACGGGGTTTCTGTCAAATTACAGAAGGGCGAGGGTTTTTGA
- a CDS encoding helix-turn-helix domain-containing protein codes for MLQAYTYRMYPNREQVASLMQHIHACRFVYNHSLEQKIRTYEQEGRKLSCFDLNNHLPALKEAHPWLKAVNAQSLQSANKNLDNAFTRFFREKKGFPKFKSKKVVFQIFCNSSEPCLLV; via the coding sequence ATGCTTCAAGCCTACACGTATCGGATGTATCCCAATCGGGAGCAGGTTGCATCCCTCATGCAGCACATCCATGCCTGTCGGTTTGTGTACAACCATTCTCTGGAGCAGAAGATCCGGACATATGAACAGGAGGGTCGAAAACTCTCCTGTTTCGACCTGAACAACCATCTTCCTGCGCTCAAAGAAGCGCACCCGTGGCTCAAGGCTGTTAACGCTCAGTCGCTCCAGAGTGCAAACAAGAACCTCGACAATGCTTTCACCCGATTCTTCCGTGAGAAGAAAGGTTTTCCGAAGTTCAAGTCGAAGAAGGTAGTGTTTCAGATCTTCTGTAATTCGTCTGAGCCCTGTCTCCTTGTTTGA
- a CDS encoding ISH3 family transposase — MPLPKSRVTCRKSNILKPKDCCAPVVSALDQHLTIPIQGKLTQTDLISSLVGMAVMNQSVHSITHILDRVPCETSVRYHLKKLDMADLEQNNTSILTTHMHHVLKPGYAYQFAIDFTNDPYYGSTDEENEAYIVRSKRKKSTNEFYSYITLYVTTRNRQMTLAVFPVRRDTSKVGYIAQCLDRIAELGLRIEVLCLDREFYTRKVLGFLMDVQVPFIVPVRKHGKRMKQVLQGTHSRYAEYRMHGKPVLVLKIAIAVKYAKGKRGKRGVENLGYVVGNLRWNPHRVHQTYRSRFSIESSYRMRNQVKPRTSTKNPVIRYLYAIISFLLKNIWIDLLWKHFSPVKQGPQTIEVRGFRFSSFMCIIWEAIRTSMRGARAIPVLRYPV; from the coding sequence ATGCCTTTACCTAAATCGAGGGTGACCTGCAGAAAGAGCAACATTCTGAAACCTAAAGACTGTTGCGCCCCTGTTGTTTCGGCACTGGATCAGCATCTAACCATTCCCATTCAGGGAAAACTCACTCAAACGGACTTGATTTCTTCTCTGGTCGGCATGGCTGTAATGAATCAGTCAGTTCACTCAATCACCCACATCCTGGATCGGGTACCGTGCGAAACGTCCGTTCGCTACCACCTCAAAAAGCTCGATATGGCCGATTTGGAACAGAATAACACCTCGATCCTCACCACCCATATGCACCACGTCCTCAAACCGGGGTACGCCTATCAGTTTGCGATTGACTTTACCAACGATCCGTACTACGGGTCAACCGATGAGGAGAACGAAGCCTATATCGTGCGAAGTAAGCGTAAAAAGTCAACAAATGAGTTTTATTCCTACATCACTCTGTATGTGACCACCAGGAACCGGCAGATGACGCTGGCCGTGTTCCCGGTGCGCCGGGATACCTCGAAGGTCGGATACATCGCGCAATGTCTCGATCGGATCGCTGAACTCGGTCTTCGCATCGAAGTTCTCTGCCTGGATCGGGAGTTCTACACCCGGAAGGTGCTCGGGTTTCTGATGGACGTCCAGGTGCCGTTCATCGTTCCTGTCAGGAAACACGGGAAAAGGATGAAACAAGTCCTCCAGGGAACCCACTCCCGGTATGCTGAATATCGGATGCACGGAAAACCGGTGCTGGTCCTGAAGATTGCGATTGCCGTGAAGTATGCAAAAGGAAAACGGGGTAAGCGCGGCGTTGAGAATCTGGGTTACGTCGTGGGAAACCTCCGGTGGAATCCCCATCGGGTCCATCAGACCTATCGGTCCAGATTCTCGATTGAATCGTCCTATCGGATGCGCAACCAGGTGAAACCCCGTACGAGCACAAAAAACCCGGTCATCCGGTATCTCTACGCTATAATATCGTTCCTCCTCAAGAATATCTGGATCGATCTACTCTGGAAGCACTTTTCCCCCGTGAAACAGGGACCACAAACCATTGAGGTGCGCGGCTTCCGGTTCAGCTCCTTCATGTGCATAATCTGGGAGGCGATCCGCACATCGATGAGGGGTGCCAGAGCCATTCCTGTGTTAAGGTATCCTGTTTAG